The Juglans regia cultivar Chandler chromosome 16, Walnut 2.0, whole genome shotgun sequence nucleotide sequence AAAGAAGTTTGCGATGAAAAGAAAAGCCCCATAAACCATTTTGCgctgaagaagaaaagcaacagAAATTATTTTGCAGAGAAACCATTTTTGTGGGTTCCGAGTTCTGAAACGATTTTGCTGCGAAAAGAAAAGCGGGTTCTTCGTTTCAAGTGAGTGCCGTCGTACCCATtccatatttgttttattttttttctatttttcttcatcgtGTTCCATCTTCCATGGCCAGATGAgcatttattgattttttatttttttatgttttatgcatcTAAGTTTTAGTTGTGGGTATGAGcattcttttgtatattttttatttttttatgttttatgcatcGTGTTCCATCTTCCATGGCCAGATGAGCATTCTCTGTTTTAgtattctatttctatttttgtatatttttcgcCACTGAGTGTGATAGTATATTCCTCAAGAAACGACACCCTCAGGAATTTATTGAACACAGAACACATGAACACAGAGAGTTTTCATGTTCTATATAAACTCTAGCATGATTCACATGAACACagagattttttattgaacaCACGAACACTGAGTTTTCATGTTCTATATAAACTCTAGCATGATTCACATGAACACAGAGAGTTGTCAGTTTGGGATCCACATTAACGCGTTTCCTTTATCTGATCATCATGCTTGCGTACGTTTTAAGAGTGAGAATCAATGAACACTAAGGACCATATAAAAAATCCTAAAAGCTGGATATATTTCTACACTCACCACAGTACTCATTTCACTACATTCTAAAAGAGTGAGATCAGTACTCATTTCACTACATGTAGACCATATCATTGCCATAGAAAGGCCACAAAAAAGGTTTCATTGCCATCAGCATCTCTTCTTGGAAAATTCTGACAGAATACTTGTAATGGAATAAAAAATCTCTTAAATGATCTAAAcatttaatgttatatatatatatatatatatatatatatatttctttgtatTTGACCATCAATTCGGTGGAGTAATTAGAGATGATTTGAATTGCTCGTAGTGTAGCGAGAAACTTGAAACATGTGTTTTAAGATACAAAAATGCTGGTTGCACCCGGGACGGGGGACATCATGATCTCTTGTAAACATGTGCCAAACCACTAACCCCCAACCAATTTAATGACTTATCCGTCATGCATGATctattgtaaatatgtttttttttttttaaggaaataaGACCAACATAATTCTTGACAAATCCCTATTGATGGTCCCTCCCAAAAAGTCATCTAGTGTTGCTGGCTTTGCTGCCATTATCCAAGTTGTTTAAAAAAGAACACCTAAAGATAGATATAGCACGTgcgtttttttatttatatattgaagcTTTTTagttatatacatgtatatatgtttgttttatttcaatatttttaaagatagatGACATCTCGTTTTTAATTCCTCATCCTCACGTAGTCCATGCAATTGGTCCCACTAAAAACCAACAACTAGTAAACATTTATTATTCATACCTTTCACTACATTCTAGTTAGTGGTCATTAGAATTCAGCTCTTCATCATTTTGGTTTCTTTCTTTAGTTTATTCATATTTCCAACCACAGCACAGCCTTTTGtgggaattatatatatataagccgtTTGGATACATGCATGATAAGAAGTAAAATTGTGCAATGCTTTGTTGGTATGTGCAGTAATTAGCTTGCCATGCCTTCTGGCCAAAGCTGTGAGGATTTAATGCCAGGAGGGACCAGCTTGGTCTGTGACATCATGTTGAAAGAGATCCATGAAATGATCAAATAGTGAATCAACTCTAGAAATACTGAAACGTAGCTATCTACTTGAcatcatgtttattttcattcaaatcTAGAATTTTGAGTTAAATCtagaattttttattccttctttCTATGGCAACAACGGTTCAGGAAATTTCCAAGATGGTGGAGAGttcaaactctaaaatcacatgcctttttttctttattgctttattgatctttttttttcttttttatttttgagaagaaaaaataattcgtGGAATTATGCAGTTTATCTCCTCTCGGCATGGGAAAAGGGGAAGAACACTCATCTTTGCAAACACCATCTCGTTCAAATTCTCCAACCGcggtatgttatattttataaaaatttgctttatttctgtgttgagttgatatttatttgcaAAATACATACCTAACTTGTGTAATAACATGTTAGGATATACCATCAAGTAACCGGTACTTTGTAGATTACACTAGTGCTGGTTACTACGGACCACTTCCTGGCTGGCCAATGCCTTTTCCGCCATATCCAGATGGCGGCCAATATCCAACAAACATTCAAGTGGTGATACAATTGTgttcttgtatttttgtttgtataagTTGGcctattttttagtttaatttcattgatttttttttctttttgtagaatGCTGATTACCCGACTCCTCCTCTCATGACTACAAGCTCCGCTATGAGTGGAGGAGATGATACAGAGGAAGCACCTCTATGTAGAGAAACTGATATTCCATGTACCTCTGGAATAGTTGAAGAAAGCAAAGAAGATAGACCAAATTTACAAGAAACTGAGGAAGGCATTGTTGGGACACCGCAGTTAGAGGATGAAGTTGGTGGTGATATGATTGAAGAGCCAAAGTCGGGAATGGagtttaattcttttgaagaattaatggATTATTATAAGCAATATGCTAAGAAATCAGGGTTTGGGGTAATGATAAGAAGGACTGATAAAGGGGATGATGGGACTGTCCGATATGCCACCCTTGGTTGTGCCCGTGGTGGGAAGGCCCGAAATAGGACATTGAATGTCGCTAGACCACGTCCAACAGGAAAGACAGAGTGTAAGGCAAAGgttaatgccttaaaagttgatGGAAAGTTCCGGTTGACAACAGTGAATAATCTCCATAACCATGGCCTTAGCCCAAATAAATCTCGCTTCTTccgatgtaatagagaagtgagtgactcTGTAAAAAGAGTCCTAGATATAAATGATATGGCTGGGATccgaatgaataagagtttcggATCTCTCGTCGTTGGCGCTGGTGGATTCGAGAACCTTccatttttagaaaatgattgtcGTAATTATATCGACAAGGCAAGACATCTAAGGCTTGGGAAAGGTGGTGCTGAAGCTCTTCgagagtatttttgtaggatgcagtacaaaaatcctGGTTTCTTTGCACTGATTGATTTGGATGATGACGGGAGGTTAAGGAATGTCTTCTGGGcagacccccgtagtagggcaGCCTACCAATATTTCGGGGATGTGGTGACATTCGACActacatacctgacaaataggtatgggatgccctttgcaccatttgttggtgtaaaccaccatgggcagTCAATTCTGTTGGGAGCAGGAttgatttccagtgaggatacagagacctttgtgtggttattccagacgtggttgcagtgtatggatggtatcgCTCCGAAAGCTATTATCACCGATCAAGAcagagcgatgaaaaatgcaattgctatTGTCTTTCCTGAAAGCCGACATCGACTTTGTTTGTGGCATATTCTGAAAAAAGTTCCCGAGAAGTTGTCCTCTTATGCTTCCTACAAAAGTGGGATGAAGAAtgcattgatgaaatgtgtgtatgatACACAAACtgttgatgagtttgagaaatgttgggatcATTTTATCACCTCTTACAAGTTGCATGAGAATGCCTGGCTTTCAAGTTTATACACTGAGCGTAAGTATTGGGTGCCAGCATTCTTGAAGGACTGTTTCTGGGCTGGGATGAGTACAACGCAACGcagcgagagcatgaatgcttttttcgaTGGCTATGTTCATGCAaaaacaaacttgaaagaatttgtcGATCAGTTTGATAGTgcgttgaaaaaaaaagttgagagtGAAAATAACGCGGACTTCCATTCATTTAGCGTTACCATTCcttgcatatctagatctcctATCGAAAAGAGATTTCAAGAACTGTACACTAATGCTAAATTTAGGGAAGTTCAGATGCAACTTACTGGCATTATCGATTTGGATCCAGAGTTACTTAAGAGGGATGGTGCAGTAAAGACCTATCtggtagaggatgaagttcgGGTTGAAAAGTTCACTAAGTCTGTTACGTTTTATGTGGACTTTAGTGAGGAAAATGCAGATGCTAAGTGTTCGTGTGGTTTATTTCAGATGAGGGGTATATTGTGCAGGCACATTCTCGCTGTATTTAAATGTAACGGGATAAAATCCCTGCCAGAGAAGTACATTTTAGACCGATGGAGGAATGATATCAAAAGGAGATACACGTTAATCGATACCAGCTATGACGCAGGGGATCAACGGCCAGATGCTTCcagatattcaagtctattaaaaATCTGTTATCAAATGATTACTCATGCAGCGAGTTCAAAAAAACATACTGCGGATGCCACACATAAGTTGCACCCAATGATGGAATTATATACTGAGAATCAAGAACTCCCATCGATTTCCCTCACTGGTTCGAATGTTGGTTGTACTCAAAATGACACAGCCACAGTGGGTAGCTCAAAACAAGTACTCAGTCCATTAGTTGTCAGAGGGAAAGGCAGACCACCATCCTTGAGGAGAGCATCCAGAATGGAAAAAGATATGCGGAGAGTTAAAGGAAAGACAAAGAAAGCAGAATTGAAACGGAAACAGGTGCTCATTATTGAAGctttaaatatacatgtttatatcaataaatttattaatgcaaaaaCTTACTTATTGCCAATGCTACTTGTTTATTAGAGAGAAGGCGAAGATATACCAGTGCAGGACACGtgcaggaatttatttggcccatCAGAGGTAGATATTTCTAATGTTGGTTAggtgcaattatatatatgtattgattttttatttatttattgaagctTGACCAAGAGAAATCAGCTGATGTGGTTGGTGGAACCCAGCTCGGAGAAAGAATGGTTGGGAGTCAAGCTAGTGTAATCTTTCTACACTTTTCACTTCTTAAGAGTAATATTGACAATGCTGAAACATTTTGTACATGAGCAATGTCATAGTGTCGATGCATAagtctgttatatatatatatatatatgtatatatgagagCATGCATTTATTTGCATATTCTGTAATTTAGGTGAAGTTGGAGGATTAATATTTCCCTCACTGGATGGTCGATATTGAtggaatgcatgcatatatccttataatataatttgcaCCTCTTCGATTTGTGTATATATCTGAGTTACAACTGTAAAGTCTAGAGGGAAAGAGATGTATTCAAGATATATCATGCATGGTTGCAGATGGAGTATTAAATACCAATATATATTTGCTGCCTCCACATTTAAAGTAGTTATATCACAGCTCAACTACTTCTCATCTTCATTAATGTTAgctaattcatttaatttttctgcAGGTTAGCTTGCATTCAGGACACGTGCCGAACGTAAGCTGAAGGCAGTGTATAAGAAGTTCTAATGTTCAGAAATGGGTGATGTTGATCTACAGATCCCAGCGAAAGTCCTTTCAAGCAAAGAAGTCGTTGAACAGTGGTGCtgaatttttagataaattgtGGTGGTTTTCCAATAGGGGAGAGATCATTTTGCTGTTAtgatctttattatattttttttttcttcttcctttggtaCTTGTAGAAACAAGTTGTGTGAAGATCAGGTCTTTTACAGTTACTACTCAAAATTGTGACTTTGTGATCATTTCTTTCAATGTTACAAGAATATCGATGTTTGTTgtctcatttgtattttttgccAATATGAGAGTTGCTGCCCATTTAGTAGGATTGAAGAAAAGCACGTAAGTGTAAAAGAAATGATCATGACACCACGAGAAAGTAGCTTCTTTCTTCCCACCGCGAGATGATATACATGCTGCAGTATTGCGAGGTCCCGTAAGAAGATCTAACACCACGAGAAGGCCTGGCTTTCAAGTATTGTCTCGCAACACAGCGTTTGACTGCCCAATATAGCTTCTTTTATGATCTAAACAATTTTATAGCTTGCAACGGAGGGAGTTTTGGCATGAATTATATAGCTtcctttttaattctttttgctCAAAAGTACCTTCTTTTGGCATGTCAGGTAGCTTTTTTTTTGTAGTAGCTATAAAGTAGTTAACGCTACTTTATCACAACATAGCTTACAACTGGGCAGGATAACTTCTTGCTGGGTCAGCTCATAGTGCAAGAACTGAGCATGAATGAATGCCTGCATGTTTACATTCTGAAATAGCGTGAATGAGCGTCCAGTTCTTTACTTGTTGTAATAGGTGCAAGTACTTCCTGAATTAAAACTTAGCACTTCCTGAATTAATAATGCAAGTACTTCCTGAATTAGCATTGGACATAGATACACTGGACATGAAAGGAATTTTCCTCTAAAAATTACACAGATACAAGTAGCTACTTCCACAAGTCAGATACAACTAACATCACCAACCAACATATAAACAAAGAATATATACATAGCAACTAACTTCCATCACTAATCCTAACTAACTTATTTGCAAGACAAGTAACATGCTACAACAAATGCCACAGCCCAATACACCCGAAGTAATTTGCATGAACGTCTTATTTTAGCTTCACGAACAACAAGTGCCAACTCTTTCTCACAACCTCTTCATTTCTATTCGATAACaccatctctctcatctcgatctCATCCGCTCTCTTACGGAGGTCAAGCTTGCTCTTTTCGATCTCGTCGAGTATCTTCTCTAGCTCTTTCTTGGTTCTTAACAGTTGATGATGAGTTTCTCCAAGATCGTAGTTTCTTACTTCATCTGCCTCTACCCACTTGAAATACttacaatatggtaatccctaatcattttaaacatcttttcaaaacttcttagatgcacataatattaacaaattttattgaacaTGAATGTAGTTACCTTCGTGTTGTACTtaggacaccctaagaagggtcgtcctggattttTTGCAGTAGATGAGTATCTCAGTTGGGCTTCAACTTTACAGAAGCATACTGGTCGACACAGAGTTCGTTCaccaaaagatgaagaagagtcTGTGGTGATTGAtgagatattcttaaatttaatctaATAGAGACAAACATTATAGTTAAATTGAAATGGTGTAAAATATACGTATGTTTATACCATAGGTGCCCATTATATTTGAATTCAAGGCCAAGCATTATTAATTGAtgagatattcttaaatttaatctaATAGAGACAAACATTATAGTTAAATTGAAATGGTGTAAAATATACGTATGTTTATACCTACTgcattatatttaaattcaaggCCAAGCATTATTAATTGATGacatattcttaaatttaatctaATAGAGACAAACATTATAGTTAAATTGAAATGGTGTAAAATATACGTATGTTTATACCTACTgcattatatttaaattcaaggCCAAGCATTATTAATTGATGacatattcttaaatttaatctaATAGAGACAAACATTATAGTTAAATTGAAATGGTGTAAAATATAcgtatgtaaaatatatacctactgcattatatttaaattcaaggCCAAGCATTGTTAATATGATAGTACTCAATTAGGTTAGTATTAATCTACGTCTGTTTTACCTACTGCATTATAGTACTGTATATATCATAACAATGATGAAATTATCAACATGAACCAGAGCTATATCTGTACGTGCAAATTTCTCTTTAAGACTATATTAATGCCGGAAGTTGGAGCAATATTAATGCCTACAGATGGTACCGAGTAAATGACTACATAAATCATTCTACTGCAACTCAActgaaaggagaagaagaaacaaataaaacagaGAGAGATGTTATGGGCTGAAGAAACACTACGAAATCAAATAAACCGGGTGCAATTTCCTTATAAATGTAATTGATATTGTCTAAATCAACGAACACTAAGTGAGAGTTTCCAAATATATCATTTACGGTTCGGGTTAGGGTTTCCAGATtcgaaaaatagaaataatcatgTGCAGAAACcatctttctaaatcaaatgCAATTTCGAATCAATGAGAGTTTCGAAATCTCCCAATTacggttagggttagggtttccaaaaattcaaaactaaaccCATACCGATTCGGTGATTTTGACAACACCCATCTCGTTTTTGGGCATGCCAAGTGTGAAAATGAGATCGAGGATTCAAGAGAACGAGAACAACCATCTAGTtcaagagaatgagaaaaaccATCTAGTTCAAGAGAATGAGAACAACCTGTGACTCCCATCGCGTTTCCTCTGGCAGCACATTGTTGGGCAAAATTGTTTGCGGAGAAGTTTGTGCCCACCCATCGTAACTTTGTGGGGAAATGGAGATCGTTCCAAGCTTGGGAAGGTTGGAGCTGTTTATAGTGCGAGGTGAAGATTGGGATGGTGAAGATTGGGGTTCTTCATCGGCTTCCATGGCTGTTTAGGGTTCTAAGGTGCAGATCGTTCTATATTACTCGATATAGAAAGTTTTGGAGAGAAACAGACCTAAGGTGCAAACGCACCGTTTGACTTAAGGTGCATGCGCACCGTTTCAATAATGCTGAGTTGGAACCCAGGTACGCGGCGTGTCCCCCGTCCCGGGTGCAACCAGCATTTTTGATAGTTTAAAGAGATGATAATTTATCGTTGACGCGGCATTTTGTAGGCCTCAAGATCATAAAAATCTAAGCAATCTTTaccataaatattttgaaaagttccATCTGGCTCGGTCTACGACTCTACAGCCTCCCAGTTCCTGACCCAGGCGCGAAACActcaaaacggtgcgtttctTGTACGAGTCTCGGACTCGAGGAATCGTAGTCTTTAATTTACTAAAAAACCCCTAGCATCTTCGAGTCATCGACGATTTGGTTGTGTTCCATTTCGGCCCACTGTctttgccttggcctcctacgGCGAATCGTGTCGCTTGCATTCGAATCTTGAGAGCAGGAATTGGAAAGAAAGAATCCTTTGAGCAAGATCTCTCCGTTTCTCTCCCGTCATTCTCACCATGTCTCAGGTGATTGTCGCTTAAATTCGTCCCATTCCCTCATTAACTGCTCATTCGTTTTTCGGAACCCTAGCACATCTgaacgttttatttttttacaaattaaaggATGAATATCTCAATAGGTAATGGaaattggtttttctttttccttccgaTTATTTTATCTCGTTTAATTTCTTGATTGTCTTTTTTAAACCATTTGAATGTTTTTGcgattgaaattgaaattacaTTTTTCACGGTCTTACAGTAGTCCTAGGCAGTGTTTTGTTGCGCAGAATTACTTTTGATTACTTTATGGAGCACGTCgataattttttattcggtGCTTCAGGTTGATAACAGAAATTCTTCAGCAGCCAAGCGTGCTAGAACTGATGGTAGGCTTTCTTTTGACGTGATTTTTCAACTATTCAAGTTTGTTGTTTATCTAAATGCATATGATATTCCCATCGATGAATGCCATTGAGTTTTACGTGTTGCAATGTACCACCTCTTCTGTTTATTGTATGATTTTAGAAGCCAATTGGAGTATGGGACTTGTGAATAATGTATTGAATTGGCTGAATTTGGGAGTTACGTTGACCAATGCATCTACCAAATGTGGTTCTATGGGCCTACAATAGATCGTTGCCAAGTATTGTTCACAGATCATGTTAAAAATGTGGCTTATCGCTAGGATGTTACAGATCACCAATCACAGCTTATAGATAAATTTGAGGAATCTTGATGAAGTAATCTATCTGATTTCGTGTCTAGATTGAAATTTAATCTGTTGGATGGTATGGATTTCCATGTGATCACATTACTACCACGTAATTGTGTTCAATATAGATGGTTCATTGACCATATTGgttatacaaataaaataatgaaatcctAGTATGTAGGACAATGGACATGAGGTATGggcatggaaaaaaaattggtatgCTAATGGTGTCGTACATGCAGTAGTTATGAGGACTTGATTATTATAGTGCTTGTTAGTGATGATCTTTACTGTTCTGGTCAGCCATATttgaagatttttctttttctaatttttgcaACATTCCTTGTGCCAAATTGCATCTCCTCCTCCCATAAACAAGGGGTGGGGAATGATATTATCAATATGCTAATAAGTCTGTAAATAGTTGGTAAGATCTAGATATGCAGTTATGTGCACACACCCCAATAGCAGCCATGGTAAATTTGTGCCtggtgatatttttttatttaaatggttATTGACATACTCATGCTTTTATGAGAAAGTGGATGTAATAAACATTAACTGTTTAGATTAGGTATTGATATTTATTGCTTTTTTGGTACTGATAATGGGATGCGTCCATTGATATTTGGTTTGCAGGAAGTCGTAGGGAAGATGATTGGACCTGCCCTAGCTGTGGGAATGTCAATTTTTCATTCAGAACAACTTGCAATATGCGTAATTGCACTCAACCAAGGCCTGCCGATCATAACTCAGTAAGATATTTACTCACTATGCAATATATTAACTAGAATGAATGCAACTTGATTTTACAAGTCACTCTTGTTAATAATTCTCTGGGAGGCTTACTTATTAGGTTAAAGACACAGTTATCCATGTGTTAGTAGGCACACTTTTCCATGCAATATATGCTATTCTGTTTCTTGATTGTTTCATCTCATGGTTGCCGATATGTTTACTAGTTTAACGATATGAAAATTCATGCTGTGTCATATATGTTTGACTTTAAGTGTGTTTGTTTGTGAATTTGGCCTCATCATAGCACAATTCAAATGTGTGGACTGCATTTTTTGGAACCTAATTAGTAAATAAAGTAACGAGAACTAACCAACTCATTTGGAACAGAGCAGCTATGCTCAAGCATCTTTGGCATATCTGCTTTGACAAGGACCATTCGATATGGTTTAATTGGGTTCGGGTCTATACCTTATCAAAGGTAGAGACTTATGGGAATTGAAGCTCCCAGGTTGAACAGCAAACAACCAGAGCTATTACTCACTACATCAAAAGATTTCCATTAATGAAAGATGTAaccattggaaaataaaaaatacgcAAGTTGGTTTTGaaagtgttaaaaattaaaattttccagTATGCGCTCTCTTACACAATTCGGAATTCTATTTTGATCGTCGATCAGGGTTTTGTTGTCCAGATTTAGTTCAGATTTAGTTCAGATTTCGAGATTGAAGGAGGGACCTCCGCTGGTAATACCAATAGAGATGTGGGTCACTCTACCCAAGGGTGAATGTATCGGTTCTTGGGAGAATCAGCTATTGATGGACAGTAGGGTCCGGGCTATCTTGGATTTGTCTCTGAAGAGTGTCCAATCTAGTAAATGTtaaaagtaaaagcaaaaggtatactaataaaaagtaattcGAGTTGTGGCTTTCTTCATGAAAGTAAGATAGTTGATCCAGAAAGCTCCGCCCAAAGGTGCCTTACTAAGAGGAGGCTGGTCACCGGTGGCCTACATTCCTTGATCAGACTGCACAATTCAAACTCTCAGAGATGACAGTGTAGCTGTTGTCAATTCAGAGATAGAAAATTTGAGCAAGTCACAAGATAGTCTTTTATTGTGGGAAGTGTCCATCTTTATTCTATAACTTACTCTTTACGATATTTTAGGAtaatatggtttttattttattttggctgTGATGAAAGTGGCTTCTTTCTTTCTGTGTAATGCCAGCCTTTATTTTTTAGCTATGATTTTGTAAGGCACATTGTGATCTTGTTGATTAGGTTGTTGTGAAGTGTTTCGTGGTTGActctcttgattttgtttcacCTTTCCAACTTTGTTTTTTCCTGGTTtgtgttcatttcatttcaattgtTGGTTACCtttaggggttggctcaagtggtaaaggccttggtcttgatagtatgctccctctaggtctaagattcgaatcctcttgggtgcaaacaattccTAGGGGCTATCGGACTAAGggatttttcctttgaat carries:
- the LOC109003556 gene encoding protein FAR1-RELATED SEQUENCE 5-like, whose translation is MGKGEEHSSLQTPSRSNSPTADIPSSNRYFVDYTSAGYYGPLPGWPMPFPPYPDGGQYPTNIQVNADYPTPPLMTTSSAMSGGDDTEEAPLCRETDIPCTSGIVEESKEDRPNLQETEEGIVGTPQLEDEVGGDMIEEPKSGMEFNSFEELMDYYKQYAKKSGFGVMIRRTDKGDDGTVRYATLGCARGGKARNRTLNVARPRPTGKTECKAKVNALKVDGKFRLTTVNNLHNHGLSPNKSRFFRCNREVSDSVKRVLDINDMAGIRMNKSFGSLVVGAGGFENLPFLENDCRNYIDKARHLRLGKGGAEALREYFCRMQYKNPGFFALIDLDDDGRLRNVFWADPRSRAAYQYFGDVCMDGIAPKAIITDQDRAMKNAIAIVFPESRHRLCLWHILKKVPEKLSSYASYKSGMKNALMKCVYDTQTVDEFEKCWDHFITSYKLHENAWLSSLYTERKYWVPAFLKDCFWAGMSTTQRSESMNAFFDGYVHAKTNLKEFVDQFDSALKKKVESENNADFHSFSVTIPCISRSPIEKRFQELYTNAKFREVQMQLTGIIDLDPELLKRDGAVKTYLVEDEVRVEKFTKSVTFYVDFSEENADAKCSCGLFQMRGILCRHILAGINGQMLPDIQVY